ATTACGATTCAATGCGGAAAGAAATCCATTCTCTGCTATCCAAAGGAAACATAATTATGACAATTATCAGTTTTGTCGACTCGAATGTCGCCCGTGCCTTAAAACTGTGTGAGGAATTCTGTCCGAACGGCACCTCCTTTAAAGCTGTCGATATTATGGAGAACAAAGCAGGGACAAGGGCTTCCCTAAAGGGACTTCCGTACTCACCCAAGTTTTTGACTATATCCCCTAAAGCGAAGTTGGGATTGATGACACTTGAGGCATTGCCTAATTTCCCCCTAATTATAAAGTCAGCATCCTCTACAGGTTCGAAGGATGTTCTGCAGGCTTCCAACTTTGAGCAACTGATGCGACATGTAAGGAAACTGAATGAGAAAGATCCCGAAGAATCGATCATTATCGAGGAATACATCGAGGGGGACCAATACTTGATAGAGGCGATTGTCCATAACAGGAAAATTCAAATCGCCGGTGTCATCCAACAGGAAATCACTTATGGCAAACGCTTCATCATCACCGGGTATGGCGTGCTTGCAACTGTGCCAAAACAGCTGAATGACAGCATCATGGAAGTGCTAGAATCCATCGTTGAAAAACTCGACATCCGAAACGGAGCGCTGCATATCGAAATGCGTCTGACGAAAAACGGTTGGCGGCTGATTGAAATCAATCCTCGAATTTCTGGTGGAGCAATGAATAGTATGTTGAAAGCCGCTTTTGGTTTT
The sequence above is drawn from the Sporosarcina luteola genome and encodes:
- a CDS encoding ATP-grasp domain-containing protein, yielding MKTIIFIGTNKSGSSRDAIRAAERLGYFTVLFTSNEKQIKQRKEYVDVHEMIFVDTTNYDSMRKEIHSLLSKGNIIMTIISFVDSNVARALKLCEEFCPNGTSFKAVDIMENKAGTRASLKGLPYSPKFLTISPKAKLGLMTLEALPNFPLIIKSASSTGSKDVLQASNFEQLMRHVRKLNEKDPEESIIIEEYIEGDQYLIEAIVHNRKIQIAGVIQQEITYGKRFIITGYGVLATVPKQLNDSIMEVLESIVEKLDIRNGALHIEMRLTKNGWRLIEINPRISGGAMNSMLKAAFGFDLAEETVKLYLGEKPLLVKKQRHFVFTQYVIIEQKGILERVTGKKRARNSPGVVEVYVKPRKGTLLTPPLSMGHRYAYVIAQGTTLEMAKSLAKKAAEEIQFHLKQ